ATCGTGACGTCGCGACCGCTCACGTCGAATCATATTGATAGCTTTAGGTCGCAGTGGGAGCGCTTCGACGTCAACGAATTCGATATCAAACGAATCGTCGATTATATCCAGGCCTGGTACACCCATGCCCCAAAACTCGCCGATGCCGAGCGCACCGTCGATGCGCAAGCGCTCGCAACTACGTGGCAGCAAGACCCGACCTTGAAACCGTTGACCGGCAATCCTCTACTGCTGTCGACGCTGCTGGTCGTTCATCATCACGACGGTCAGTTGCCGAGCGGACGGGCCAAACTCTACGCGCGTTATGTCGATGGAATGCTGGGTGGTTGGGACACCCGTCGCGAAGTCGAGGTTGATCGCTTCAAGCTCGCCACGGAGCAGAAGCGACGAATTCTCCGGCGGCTCGCCTTGAGAATGCATCTCGACAGCCAAGATCAACTTGAAGAAGAGCCGGCTCAAATAACGACAAACAAGGCCCTCGAGGACTTCCGCATTCCAGCAGACGCGGCCATCGTCCTCGACGAATTGCGTGAACGCAGTGGACTGCTGATTGGACCAGGGGTGTACAACTTCGCGCACAAAAGCATTGGTGAGTTTCTCGTCGCTGAAACCATCGTGGAAGCGAACGAACGCGACAGCGCGGAATGCCGCATTGACCGCATGATGCTTTACAAGCATCGGCACGAAGATCGCTGGATGGCGGTCCTGTTTTTCTGGGCCGGCCTCGCACCCGCAGGCGAGGTGGAAGATTTCATCCAGACATGCATGAAGAACGCCGATTGGGAAAACCTCCTGTTGGCAATGAGCTTGGTGGATGATCAAGGTGATCGGCTTTCGCCCAATTTGAAGGGCCGCTTGATCGATGCCTTCGTCGAGAGGTCCCAATCGAGTAGCATCGAGAAGTACTTGTTAGAAACGAGCTCGTGGACTTGGACTGCGGGCAGACGAGATTGGCAAGTCGAAATGCCGAAGCTACCATTGCACAGTTTACGCGGCCGGGATGCGGTGATCGTTGCAGGTGATTGGCACGAGGCGGGCCATTTCGTATGGGACCAGGTACGCCAGGCGCAAGGGCGTGTTCATTACATGTTTTGGTTCGTGTGCGCACCCGACCCGCAAAGCATTCGAGAGTGGCAGCAGCTTCTTTGCGAAGCGCCACTACCCTCGCAAGGGATCCTCTCGCCATCGGAACCCACCTCGCGGTGGATCGTGCCCCTTTATCGCCAGCTTCAATTGAATTTCAAAAAGCGCGCTCTGCCGATTGGCGACGTCATTTCAATCTACCACCAAGTCGTTCCACCCTCAGAACATGTCGTCCCGTTGCTGTTGATGCTGCTGGTGCTGGAAGCGGACGCAGGGATGAAACGGTTTAAGCATTCCAATCACCTTTTGGACCAAAAAACGGCTCAGTTGCGCGGTACGCTCGAATTGGCTGTGGAATACCTCGATATGGGCCTAAACGATACTTGGCTTGCCATGACCACATCGTTTCCCATCGCAATGCCGGTAGGCTATACGCGCGCTGGGGTTGATATTCTGCAAGAATGTCTCGACATCATTGCCGCGCGTATCGCCGACGGCACCGTTGAGTCATCCGCGGATATCAGCAAGGTCACCTCCACGCTCGAGCAGATGATCGCTCGTCGCACGGAGATCCTGGCCAACGGCGCCTCTCCGTCACCCACCGCGGATAGCAGCGGACAGTCCTCGCAATGAAGTCGCTCCACTTCACAGCGATCGCTTCACGGGATTACGCCTCTCGACTTGCGCAACAGGTGCACGAGCGTCGGCGGCCGTTCGTTGCGTCACTCCACGCTGCCAAACGCGCGATGGCTCGTCGGGGCCTGGGGAGCTCTTCGACAATGGGCGCGGACCGAACTCAAGCCTCGTCACTGTCTGGCAATTCGTCGGGCCCGGGCTCGCGAAGCTTATTGAGAAACAATAATGGGTTTGCCCGTTACCTCGGCTACTCGGGAATCTCCGGCGACCCGGGCCAAGTGATGCCCACCTCCTGAAGCCTGCGCTGGACGGCGAGCAATCGCTTCGGGGCGGGCTCGCGGACGAGGAGCGTCGCGAGCTCGTCCGGCGTGAGCTCCGTGGGGCCTTTCAGCCTCCGATCGACCACCGAGTCAATGATCGCGTGGATCGGCGCGGCTGCCGGCTCGTCGGAGTGGAAGTGGATTTCGTCACCACACGCACGCGGCAGGCGGCCGTCCCAGAGCAAGCCCCACGCGGCCAGCTTGGTGACGCCCCAAACCGGCGGCATCAGCTCGTCGAGGTGGAAGA
The Polyangiaceae bacterium genome window above contains:
- a CDS encoding NACHT domain-containing protein, giving the protein MAFAADEAIMGWVFELVLEAVKARVEYTSESYFVRLRINNQIQNAVAQVVEPLLPFFQHEGLDERRQQLLVETCVREMRELLQEPAKLFQASLDGAKLFQQFYAGRSYPEEIRDERLDGIYERLGPQIGSLLCEIPLVVGEWKREKWREDYRRLDEIALQLRRFFEEFDAQNKAAAKDSDDVLRRLRQAQELRVRMQVDLAGLRAEQPLVGKLAQMFVHPELTSVVQPQKGSKEDGPTVLRLANETEALAYFLRNYRRAVLVGPPGSGKSTWTKWLQARALGEKWHGAALRIELRRLAKGRLPSYMDLLREEAGPNLAEELDTNRIRGWVNAGRVVFLLDGFDELPLDRRDDLQQWIHGLSDAVGRCPMIVTSRPLTSNHIDSFRSQWERFDVNEFDIKRIVDYIQAWYTHAPKLADAERTVDAQALATTWQQDPTLKPLTGNPLLLSTLLVVHHHDGQLPSGRAKLYARYVDGMLGGWDTRREVEVDRFKLATEQKRRILRRLALRMHLDSQDQLEEEPAQITTNKALEDFRIPADAAIVLDELRERSGLLIGPGVYNFAHKSIGEFLVAETIVEANERDSAECRIDRMMLYKHRHEDRWMAVLFFWAGLAPAGEVEDFIQTCMKNADWENLLLAMSLVDDQGDRLSPNLKGRLIDAFVERSQSSSIEKYLLETSSWTWTAGRRDWQVEMPKLPLHSLRGRDAVIVAGDWHEAGHFVWDQVRQAQGRVHYMFWFVCAPDPQSIREWQQLLCEAPLPSQGILSPSEPTSRWIVPLYRQLQLNFKKRALPIGDVISIYHQVVPPSEHVVPLLLMLLVLEADAGMKRFKHSNHLLDQKTAQLRGTLELAVEYLDMGLNDTWLAMTTSFPIAMPVGYTRAGVDILQECLDIIAARIADGTVESSADISKVTSTLEQMIARRTEILANGASPSPTADSSGQSSQ